The Micromonospora violae DNA segment GGCTGCGCCGCGGCGACGTCCGCCGGGTGCCCGGTTACGACGGCGAGTACGGCGTCATCACCCTCTTCGACCCGGCCGAGTTGGGCGCGCAGGAGACGCTGTTCGACGTACCGGTGCCGGCGCAGCGACGGCCCACAGAGCCCGCTCCCCGGGTCGCGGCCAAGCGCCCGGCGGCGGCAAAGGCCGAGCCGAAGCGTAAGCCGACCCCGACGCCCGCGCCGCCGATCGCGTCGCCGCCGTCTCCGCACGAGCCGTTCGAGCCGATGCTCTCCGGGATGGAGGAGGTCGGCACCGGCCTGCTGGACCGGCTGGACGCCATGCAGCGGGTGGCGGCCTCCGCACCAGGTGGCCCGCTGCTCATCGTGGCCGGTCCGGGCACCGGCAAGACCCGGACGCTCACCCATCGGATCGCGTACCTCTGCGCGGAGCTGAACGTCTTTCCCGAGCACTGCCTCGCGATCACGTTCACCCGCCGTGCCGCCGAGGAACTGCGGCACCGCCTCGACGGCCTGCTCGGCCCTGTCGCCGAGGACGTCACAGTGGGTACGTTCCACGCGCTGGGGTTGACCATCCTGCGGGAGAACGCCGACGCGGCGGGCCTCCCGGCCGGCTTCCGGATCGCCGACGACGCCGAGCGGGCGGCGGCCCGCACCGAGGCCGGCGACGACAGCGCCGCCTACACGTCGCTGCTGCGCAAGCAGGACCTGGTCGACCTGGACGAGCTGGTGACCCTGCCGGTGGAGCTGCTGAGGGCCGACCGGACGTTGGTCGAGCGGTACCGGGACCGCTGGCGGTGGATCTTCGTCGACGAGTACCAGGACGTCGACGAGGTGCAGTACGAGCTGCTGCGGCTGCTCAGCCCCGCCGACGGGAACCTCTGCGCGATCGGCGACCCGGACCAGGCGATCTATTCGTTCCGGGGTGCCGACGTCGGCTACTTCCTGCGCTTCTCCGAGGACTTCACCGACGCCCGCCTGGTCCGGCTCAACCGCAACTACCGCTCGTCGGCTCCGATCCTGGCGGCCGCCGTGCAGGCCATCGCGCCGTCGTCGCTGGTCCGGGGCCGACGGCTGGACCCGGCGCGGCTCGACCCGGAGGTCCCGTTGGTCGGGCGTTACCCGGCGGCGTCGGTGGCCGAGGAGGCCGACTTCGTGGTGCGTACCGTCGACGACCTGGTCGGCGGGCTGTCGCACCGCTCGCTGGACTCGGGTCGCATCGACGGCCGGTCCACCTCGCTGTCGTTCTCCGACATCGCCGTGCTGTACCGCACCGACGCGCAGGCCGCCCCGATCGTGGACGCCCTGACCCGGGCCAACATCCCCGTACAGAAGCGTTCCCACGACCGCCTGCGGGATCGGCCCGGGGTGGCCGCCATCGCCCGCGAGTTGCGGCATGCCGGCGGTCTGGCCGGCCCACTGGCCGCCCGGGTGCGGCTGGCGGGTCAGGTGGTCGCGGAGCGGTTCGCCGTGCCCACCCTGGACGGCGCGAGCAGCGCGGTGCGGCCCGAGGACGTCCGTTCGGCCGTGGATCTGCTGACCCCGTTGGCGCGTCGCTGCGGTGACGACCTGGAGGCCTTCCTGTCGCAGCTGGCCACCGGCGCGGAGGTGGACGCGCTCGACCCGCGTGCCGAAGCGGTCACGCTGCTCACCCTGCACGCCGCGAAGGGGCTGGAGTTCCCGGTGGTCTTCCTGGTCGGCGTCGAGGACGGGCTGCTGCCGCTGCGTTGGCCGGGCTCGACGCCGGACGAGGACGCCGTGGCCGAGGAGCGCCGGCTCTTCTTCGTCGGCCTGACCCGGGCCCAGGACCGCCTGTACGTCAGTCACGCCGCCCGCCGCACCCGTCACGGCAGCGAGCGCGACTGCACCCCCTCGCCGTTCCTCGGTGCCATCGACCCCGGCCTCTTCGAACGCTTCGGCGAAGCCGAACCCCGCCGCCCCAGGGACCGCCAACTCCGGCTGATCTGATTCTCCCCCGGCCTGCCTGCCGCCGAGGTCGGCGTCAGCCGAGGTCGGCGTCAGCCGAGGTCGGCGTCAGCCGAGGTCGGCGTCAGCCGAGGTC contains these protein-coding regions:
- a CDS encoding UvrD-helicase domain-containing protein; translation: MPPFSAVPPGGLPPFVADLHIHSKYSRACSRDLTLPNLAWWARRKGIALLGTGDFTHPAWYDHLRETLRPAEPGLYRLDPEAERDIARRLPPRLASTAEADPVRFMLSVEISTIYKRDDRTRKVHHLIYLPDLDAVARFNTALGRIGNLGSDGRPILGLDSRDLLEITLEASPDGYLVPAHIWTPWFSALGSKSGFDAIADCYADLAEHIFAVETGLSSDPAMNWRVGSLDGYQLVSNSDAHSPPALGREATVLTAERDYFAVREALRTGDGLAGTIEFFPEEGKYHADGHRLCGVNWSPERTRAADGRCPECGKPLTVGVLSRVEELADRPDGHRPAHARDVTHLVPLAEILGEINKVGARSKKVEGRLNELLSALGPELEILTTTPLAEIAQAGGELLAEGIGRLRRGDVRRVPGYDGEYGVITLFDPAELGAQETLFDVPVPAQRRPTEPAPRVAAKRPAAAKAEPKRKPTPTPAPPIASPPSPHEPFEPMLSGMEEVGTGLLDRLDAMQRVAASAPGGPLLIVAGPGTGKTRTLTHRIAYLCAELNVFPEHCLAITFTRRAAEELRHRLDGLLGPVAEDVTVGTFHALGLTILRENADAAGLPAGFRIADDAERAAARTEAGDDSAAYTSLLRKQDLVDLDELVTLPVELLRADRTLVERYRDRWRWIFVDEYQDVDEVQYELLRLLSPADGNLCAIGDPDQAIYSFRGADVGYFLRFSEDFTDARLVRLNRNYRSSAPILAAAVQAIAPSSLVRGRRLDPARLDPEVPLVGRYPAASVAEEADFVVRTVDDLVGGLSHRSLDSGRIDGRSTSLSFSDIAVLYRTDAQAAPIVDALTRANIPVQKRSHDRLRDRPGVAAIARELRHAGGLAGPLAARVRLAGQVVAERFAVPTLDGASSAVRPEDVRSAVDLLTPLARRCGDDLEAFLSQLATGAEVDALDPRAEAVTLLTLHAAKGLEFPVVFLVGVEDGLLPLRWPGSTPDEDAVAEERRLFFVGLTRAQDRLYVSHAARRTRHGSERDCTPSPFLGAIDPGLFERFGEAEPRRPRDRQLRLI